The following coding sequences are from one Diospyros lotus cultivar Yz01 chromosome 7, ASM1463336v1, whole genome shotgun sequence window:
- the LOC127806478 gene encoding uncharacterized protein LOC127806478, translating into MEDEQRNSQSQSLKHKLKQTLCLSCCFRHHRHHDDRDSDERPVLLRAPSIWLKSRAQDLPEIRDKCRHLINRIGGQHHRRSSSSADFRYDPLSYSLNFDRGFDDSLLDEAPLRNFSSRVPASAPVAVVPEADGAAKMAVPRVVACV; encoded by the coding sequence CAACTCGCAGTCACAGTCTCTCAAACACAAGCTCAAGCAAACCCTCTGCCTTTCCTGCTGCTTCCGCCACCACCGCCACCACGACGACCGCGACTCCGATGAGCGGCCGGTGCTGCTGCGGGCGCCCTCGATCTGGCTCAAGTCGCGGGCCCAGGACCTGCCGGAGATACGAGACAAGTGCCGCCACCTAATCAACCGGATCGGCGGGCAACACCACCGCCGGTCCTCGTCCTCGGCCGATTTCAGGTACGATCCCCTCAGCTACTCCCTCAACTTCGACCGAGGCTTCGACGACTCTCTCCTCGACGAGGCTCCCCTCCGGAACTTCTCCTCTAGGGTTCCGGCTTCGGCGCCGGTGGCGGTGGTTCCGGAGGCCGACGGCGCGGCGAAGATGGCCGTTCCAAGGGTCGTCGCGTGCGTCTAG